A part of Vespa crabro chromosome 20, iyVesCrab1.2, whole genome shotgun sequence genomic DNA contains:
- the LOC124430935 gene encoding probable serine/threonine-protein kinase DDB_G0282963 — MNLEDTIGELYPAVYYAIAKAYIKLYRFNFAINTINKGLAILNEETHFTTQYIPMTSIVINETTREGLLISLMDLQEKASSWHCPNAKCFLENCQNNIPYCSPCRDIFFSDPTFSGLVTITCSNSSNPCKLNFHPICWKFQKNKLHIENKLSDMDMIGRSCFTSNCGAKDKNVITKIEILNDDAKVVSVIENSSLSMLLVSDSPVNGAIKKHRFIKPIPKLRRPNFLPLRNTQEECIKPFKEISEKEMKLMKLIQLRENNFGIPRENLEPGKDMFNNEDINNTNILSECEPENVDSETIQQCRFLSEIMYEFIKVNLIVHKNKLLSKWHETKEIMEYITKTDEYLDSDILNFLLKSPKLIRIGDYICVPQAIQQMFHLFENEITKQYKLVLESETNEYKDTTPTDNENILHKECVTNDDSKTNQSPQKLLGLINDVFENNNVDEDNNIYQNDNTCESSTTSLDSCSTNETEINSICKSENEFVLKPNNECFDVNNSKEDNDYEQSIFYKEDKSFNYNNDITNKDNCINIVYDDTNSSQSSTKNPFLKENMTNNSIKNIFIQDFEQLTNDELLSPPALQDKYKLLAYNYFVIVQNFAKLSKEKTDMEKSFKLKLKEKDSIMKTVIEERKILIDRLDSYESHISEKVSDNYDELNADILKLKSDINRLEQEKKDDECNFKLLIEEKNTIEKILREDNAQLLKNVKDYEAEINKKNEELNVLQDNDLRWKKSFLQKSLESQYYSNKNMLMNGIDYCNLSLDIINRLNSLIKKYIGMHIIPDYIEWSFTLNQFLKLSSEYEAEFLKCISLLKSKTEVQKLDEINMSSINLPKYPNKSLSTIVCNVFMALDKHITEISAQNLSMMLPSSLSLHSLSKLEEFSNDKNNDKIIKKNSNVNLFKTEDKFNNHTEDKFQNILKKPDLNEENNEAVQCHLECIDNNKVGNSTLETNINEHNNQIDGILEDVDNKAKPEIAESKNFPYDITNNELLETCDNNKLESTSISNETDHKLLMEEVDSIEQKNQKTEDITKENNANIEENSKETSINSTDELMNILRSKYTGISDQSLLKSLNDLQKFHKKKSLTDIPLNIIIQDVQKYILLHQINHLCAYVETKENIKNTI, encoded by the exons ATGAATTTAGAAGATACTATTGGAGAATTATATCCAGCTGTTTATTATGCCATAGCAAAagcatatattaaattatatag GTTTAATTTTGCTATCAATACAATTAACAAGGGACTCGCTATTTTAAATGAAGAAACACATTTTACAACCCAGTATATACCCATGACGTCTATTGTTATAAATGAAACTACAAGAGAAGGTTTATtg ATTTCATTAATGGATTTACAAGAAAAAGCTTCGAGTTGGCATTGTCCAAATGCAAAATGTTTCTTAGAGAACTGtcaaaataatattccatATTGTTCACCATGTAGAGATATATTTTTCAG TGACCCAACTTTTTCTGGCTTAGTTACTATCACATGTAGCAATTCAAGTAATCCTTGTAAATTAAACTTTCATCCAATTTGTtggaaatttcaaaaaaacaaACTACATATAGAAAACAAGCTTTCAGATatg GATATGATAGGTCGCTCATGTTTTACATCAAACTGTGGAgctaaagataaaaatgttataacaaaaattgaaatattaaacgatGATGCCAAAGTAGTATCAGTTATAGAGAATTCCTCATTATCGATGCTATTAGTATCTGATTCTCCAGTTAATGGCGCTATTAAAAAACAT cgTTTTATAAAGCCAATTCCAAAACTTAGAAGACCAAACTTTCTCCCCCTTCGTAACACACAAGAAGAATGCATCAAGCCATTTAAAGAAAT atcagaaaaagaaatgaaattaatgaaactAATACAATtgcgagaaaataattttggtATTCCACGTGAAAAT tTAGAACCTGGCAAAGACATGTTTAATAATGAGGATATAAATAACACAAATATTCTGTCAGAATGTGAACCTGAAAATGTTGATTCAGAAACAATACAGCAGTGTCGTTTCTTATCAGA gattatgtatgaatttattaaagtaaatttaaTAGTTCATAAAAACAAACTTTTATCAAAGTGGcatgaaacaaaagaaattatggaatatattacaaaaacagATGAATATTTAg atTCAGATATATTGAATTTCTTGCTTAAATCCCCAAAACTTATTAGAATTGGAGATTATATCTGTGTTCCACAAGCTATTCAACAAATGTTTCActtatttgaaaatgaaataactaaacaatataaattagtaTTGGAAAGTGAAACTAATGAATATAAAGATACCACACCAACAG ataatgaaaatattttacataaagaGTGTGTTACTAATGATGACAGTAAAACTAATCAG agTCCTCAAAAGCTGCTTGGTTTAATAAATGAtgtctttgaaaataataatgttgacgaagataataatatttatcagaaTGACAATACTTGCGAGTCATCTACAACTTCTTTAGATAGCTGTTCAACAAATGaaacagaaataaattcaatatgtAAAAGTGAGAATGAATTTGTTTTAAAGCCCAATAATGAATGTTTTGATGTAAATAATTCCAAAGAAGATAATGATTATGAACAGTCAATCTTTTACAAGGAAGATAAAtcctttaattataataatgatataactaacaaagataattgtattaatatagtatatgaTGATACAAACAGCTCACAAAGTTCTACAAAAAATCCCttcttgaaagaaaatatgactaataattcaataaaaaatatatttattcaagaTTTCGAACAATTAACAAATGAT GAACTATTGTCACCACCGGCACtccaagataaatataaactactagcatataattatttcgtaatagTACAGAATTTTGCTAaactttcaaaagaaaaaacggacATGGAAAAAAGTTTTAAGTTGAAACTAAAGGAGAAAGATTCGATTATGAAAACTGTTATTGAAGaacgtaaaatattaattgatagaCTGGATTCATATGAATCGCATATTTCGGAAAAAGTATCTGATAACTATGATGAATTAAATGcggatatattaaaattaaaatcagaCATAAATAGattggaacaagaaaaaaaggatgatgAATGCAATTTTAAACTActgatagaagagaaaaataccatagaaaaaatattacgagaAGACAATGCACAATTACTTAAGAATGTAAAAGATTATGAAgctgaaataaataagaaaaatgaggaactaaa tGTTCTTCAAGATAATGATTTAAGAtggaaaaaatcatttttgcaAAAATCATTAGAATCGCAATACTATTCCaacaaaaatatgttaatgaa tgGTATTGACTATTGCAATTTATCATTAGACATCATAAATAGACTAAAttctttgattaaaaaatatattggaaTGCATATCATTCCAGACTATATTGAATGGTCATTTACATTAAACCAATTCTTGAAATTGTCTTCAGAATATGAG GCGGAgtttttaaaatgtatatctTTGCTAAAATCAAAAACAGAAGTTCAAAAATTGGATGAGATAAATATGAGTTCTATAAATCTACCTAAATACCCAAACAAATCTTTATCTACCATTGTATGCAATGTTTTCATGGCATTAGATAAACACATAACAGAAATTTCAGCACAGAATTTATCTATGATGTTAccgtcatcattatcgttgcATTCTCTATCAAAATTAGAAGAATTTtctaatgacaaaaataatgacaagattattaaaaagaattctaaTGTCAACTTGTTTAAGACagaagataaatttaataaccaTACAGAggataaatttcaaaatattttaaagaaaccTG aTTTAAATGAAGAGAATAATGAAGCTGTTCAATGTCATTTAGAATgtattgacaataacaaagTAGGAAATTCTACGttagaaacaaatataaatgaacataataatcaaattgaTGGAATTTTAGAGGATGTTGATAATAAAGCAAAACCAGAAATTGCAGAAAGTAAAAATTTTCCATATGATATTACTAACAATGAACTGCTAGAAAcctgtgataataataaattagaatcAACTAGTATATCTAATGAAACAGAccataaattattaatggaaGAAGTAGATTCCATTGAACAAAAAAACCAGAAAACGGAagatataacaaaagaaaataatgcaaATATTGAAGAAAACAGCAAAGAAACTTCGATTAACTCTACAgatgaattaatgaatatacTACGGAGCAAATATACAGGAATATctga TCAATCCCTTTTGAAAAGTTTGAATGATCtccaaaaatttcataaaaaaaaatcgctaACAGATATACCATTAAACATAATTATCCAGGATGtacaaaagtatattttattgcatcaaataaatc atTTATGCGCTTACGTTgaaacaaaggaaaatataaaaaatacaatatga
- the LOC124430948 gene encoding uncharacterized protein LOC124430948, translating into MEDSGQANTMNETSPTIDVNNEKDKTENDESSVSKITIDLCELKQINCEIGTKEMSQSCSTNSCNEEDKVNNKNCSNPLNESREEQKNDQKNVAKEGDEKNYNECCALEDNTQKLKQCCQSPSRGKETTSMKQKRKSRSTRRRLNAMINNTSLHFSDTDSEGELVIMEAYARTPPSPAKSRGPIISVTMEDIKDGYDIMEDMNPRCLTISSTPEINISRRGSFAENLTDVDEIYTSEPENEQKLEGRKSLTLTGVTYQGETDVEDISNDEDEPIIYVTPRLDILCEFGGETITTKEGDGPFSVEIRSRMSKEIEDTEVRNSSETVIMPNTDSEDMEISDEDDLQVASCSHRDLFEDFDVLAGSQIVMTNVNKMDNTLVVLDIQEDVNIGDCHTDIEDVD; encoded by the coding sequence atGGAAGATTCAGGCCAAGCGAACACCATGAACGAAACGAGTCCTACAATCgacgttaataatgaaaaagataagaccGAGAACGATGAATCGTCGGTCTCTAAGATTACGATTGATTTGTGCGAATTAAAACAGATCAATTGTGAGATAGGTACCAAGGAGATGTCTCAAAGTTGTTCAACAAATTCATGCAATGAAGAAGACAaagtgaataataaaaattgttcgaaCCCGTTGAATGAATCTCGGGAAGAGCAAAAGAACGATCAAAAGAATGTAGCCAAAGAGggcgatgaaaaaaattataatgaatgtTGTGCATTAGAAGATAATACACAAAAATTGAAACAATGTTGTCAGAGTCCATCCAGAGGAAAAGAGACAACGAGTATGAAACAAAAACGTAAATCCAGATCTACGAGAAGACGATTGAATGCCATGATCAATAATACATCCTTACATTTCTCTGATACGGACTCGGAAGGTGAATTGGTCATTATGGAAGCTTATGCACGTACTCCTCCTAGTCCTGCAAAGTCACGAGGACCTATAATTTCTGTGACAATGGAGGATATTAAAGATGGTTATGATATAATGGAGGATATGAATCCTCGATGTTTAACAATATCGTCGACTCCTGAAATAAACATATCTCGACGTGGAAGTTTTGCGGAAAATCTCACGGATGTCGATGAGATTTATACAAGTGAACCTGAAAACGAACAGAAactagaaggaagaaagagttTGACCTTAACAGGAGTTACTTATCAAGGTGAAACTGACGTCGAGGATATATCAAATGACGAGGATGAACCGATCATTTACGTCACACCCAGATTGGATATCTTGTGCGAGTTTGGTGGTGAGACTATTACTACCAAGGAAGGGGATGGACCATTTTCCGTAGAGATACGTAGTCGAATgtcgaaagaaatagaagatacTGAAGTCCGAAATTCATCTGAAACTGTGATCATGCCGAATACGGACAGCGAGGATATGGAAATATCGGATGAGGATGATCTACAAGTAGCTTCTTGTAGTCATCGCGATCTGTTCGAAGATTTTGACGTTTTAGCAGGTTCTCAGATCGTGATGACGAATGTTAATAAGATGGATAACACGCTCGTTGTTTTGGATATTCAGGAAGATGTCAACATCGGTGATTGTCATACCGATATTGAAGATGTAGATTGA